The following are from one region of the Actinoplanes sp. L3-i22 genome:
- a CDS encoding MFS transporter, with protein MLDTPAHPPLRRNRDFRLIWLGGVLAGLGSMIGNLAMPLLVLHETGSPAKAGLLGTVSAVTVLIVIIPAGSIVDATERRRLMIRCQVAGSLIAAVIAVFVLAGHPVLVLLLIATAVVSVLGSLYTPASSALLRDAVPAGQLGLAISRLQARTAALQIAGPLIGGALFSLAPALPFGVRALALLGSVVCLLLLRTRSAPGPADGSPMTLGSLTAGFRFVWGHRYLRVVLFVYGAGLTAVYSAVMLVAISASAERDPSGRSSGLLVAVVAVGSLAGALLAPRLGTPRHPRLLTVLSCWAFAAAIPVLALLTRPAAMGAVLGAAMFLSAIGNVAFETEMIRLTPSDLIGRAEAGAIFISLLAQPLGPLGGGLLVENLGSRPAFVLLGGVVAVLATLLTVFLIPRTRSI; from the coding sequence ATGCTCGACACACCCGCCCATCCGCCGCTGCGGCGCAACCGCGACTTCCGGCTGATCTGGCTCGGCGGCGTCCTGGCCGGGCTCGGCTCGATGATCGGCAACCTGGCCATGCCGCTGCTGGTGCTGCACGAGACCGGCTCACCGGCGAAGGCCGGGCTGCTCGGCACGGTGTCGGCGGTGACGGTGCTGATCGTCATCATCCCGGCCGGCTCGATCGTCGACGCGACCGAACGGCGCCGGCTGATGATCCGCTGCCAGGTGGCCGGCTCGCTGATCGCCGCGGTGATCGCGGTGTTCGTCCTCGCCGGGCATCCGGTGCTGGTCCTGCTGCTGATCGCCACCGCCGTGGTGAGCGTGCTGGGCAGCCTCTACACGCCGGCGTCCAGCGCCCTGCTGCGCGACGCCGTGCCGGCCGGCCAGCTCGGCCTGGCGATCTCCCGGCTGCAGGCCCGGACCGCGGCGCTGCAGATCGCCGGCCCGCTGATCGGCGGGGCGCTGTTCAGCCTCGCGCCGGCGCTGCCGTTCGGCGTCCGCGCGCTCGCGCTGCTGGGGTCGGTCGTCTGCCTGCTCCTGCTGCGGACCCGCTCGGCGCCCGGGCCGGCCGACGGCAGCCCGATGACGCTGGGCAGCCTGACCGCCGGGTTCCGGTTCGTCTGGGGGCACCGCTACCTGCGGGTCGTCCTGTTCGTCTACGGCGCCGGCCTGACCGCCGTCTACAGCGCCGTAATGCTGGTGGCGATCAGCGCCAGCGCGGAGCGGGATCCGAGCGGACGCTCCAGCGGCCTGCTGGTCGCGGTGGTCGCGGTCGGCTCGCTCGCCGGGGCGCTGCTGGCGCCCCGCCTGGGCACCCCGCGGCATCCGCGGCTGCTGACCGTGCTCAGTTGCTGGGCGTTCGCGGCGGCGATCCCGGTGCTGGCGCTGCTGACCCGGCCGGCCGCGATGGGCGCGGTGCTCGGCGCCGCGATGTTCCTGTCCGCGATCGGCAACGTGGCCTTCGAGACCGAGATGATCCGGCTCACCCCGTCCGACCTGATCGGCCGGGCCGAGGCGGGCGCCATCTTCATCTCGCTGCTGGCCCAGCCGCTGGGTCCGCTCGGCGGCGGCCTGCTGGTCGAGAACCTCGGCTCCCGGCCCGCTTTCGTTCTGCTCGGTGGTGTGGTCGCCGTGCTGGCCACCCTGCTCACGGTGTTCCTGATACCTCGAACCCGGTCAATATAG